The Stratiformator vulcanicus genome has a segment encoding these proteins:
- a CDS encoding Uma2 family endonuclease, translating into MATAPTKLITVDEFEQMSFEGPCDLVDGEIVEQPMPGGIHGGVCVNIAFLLKLWVRDAAEEFWIGSNDVYILIETDPDRVRGADVMAIRKSRIEGGRLPLGTLRVPPDLCVEVTSPTDRWTGIHEKVAEYIRIGVKEVWVADVSERQVHVYRENRAPFILTIGDELRSDEVLPGFTCPVEEIFAGV; encoded by the coding sequence ATGGCGACCGCGCCGACCAAACTGATCACCGTCGACGAATTCGAGCAGATGTCGTTCGAGGGCCCGTGCGACCTCGTCGACGGCGAAATTGTGGAGCAGCCGATGCCGGGTGGGATTCATGGTGGAGTGTGCGTCAACATCGCGTTCTTGCTCAAACTCTGGGTGCGTGACGCCGCCGAGGAGTTTTGGATCGGCTCGAACGATGTCTACATATTGATTGAAACCGACCCCGATCGAGTTCGCGGGGCCGACGTGATGGCAATCCGAAAGAGTCGGATCGAGGGCGGGCGGTTACCGCTAGGGACGCTCCGGGTTCCGCCTGACCTCTGCGTCGAAGTCACGTCCCCCACCGATCGTTGGACGGGGATTCATGAAAAAGTGGCAGAGTACATTCGGATCGGCGTGAAAGAGGTTTGGGTGGCGGACGTCAGCGAACGGCAGGTTCACGTTTACCGAGAAAACCGGGCGCCATTCATTCTCACTATCGGCGATGAACTTCGTTCTGACGAAGTCCTCCCCGGCTTCACCTGCCCGGTCGAAGAAATCTTCGCCGGGGTCTAA
- a CDS encoding UbiA-like polyprenyltransferase codes for MFRHFLGLIRFSHTVFALPFALLSAVLAWQEVPVRWPDLFGIVLCMVFARSAAMAFNRLVDRRIDAANPRTAGRHIPAGLLSVPAVISFTGICVAGFVLSTLLFLPNWWPLILSVPVLAFLLGYSFAKRWTMWCHYWLAAALMLSPIAAWIAITGTIAWPPVLLAAVIFFWVGGFDILYACQDAEFDAEAGLNSIPARLGIRSALRIAAISHLCAVLGLFGLWYAADLGWLFLIGAIAISLLLIYEHALVRPDDLSRVNVAFFQVNAVISLGLLVIGAADIWFRAAVSG; via the coding sequence ATGTTCCGCCATTTTCTCGGGCTGATCCGCTTCAGCCACACCGTCTTCGCATTGCCATTTGCGCTGCTTTCAGCGGTCTTGGCGTGGCAGGAGGTCCCCGTCCGTTGGCCTGACCTCTTCGGAATCGTGCTTTGCATGGTTTTCGCCCGCAGCGCGGCGATGGCCTTCAATCGACTCGTCGATCGGCGGATCGATGCCGCGAATCCAAGGACGGCAGGGCGACACATCCCCGCGGGGCTGCTGTCCGTTCCCGCCGTGATCTCGTTCACCGGGATTTGCGTCGCGGGGTTTGTACTGTCGACGCTGCTGTTCCTTCCCAACTGGTGGCCGCTGATCCTCTCCGTTCCGGTCCTCGCATTCTTGCTCGGCTATTCATTCGCCAAACGCTGGACGATGTGGTGCCACTATTGGCTCGCTGCGGCGCTGATGCTCTCGCCGATCGCCGCATGGATTGCGATTACGGGCACGATCGCGTGGCCCCCGGTATTGCTGGCGGCGGTCATCTTCTTCTGGGTCGGCGGATTCGACATTCTCTATGCCTGCCAAGATGCCGAGTTTGACGCTGAAGCCGGTCTCAACAGCATCCCCGCCAGGCTCGGCATCCGATCGGCGCTGCGAATCGCGGCGATCAGCCATCTATGCGCGGTGCTCGGGCTATTCGGCCTGTGGTACGCCGCCGACCTCGGTTGGTTATTCCTGATCGGCGCGATCGCGATCTCCCTGCTGCTGATCTACGAGCACGCTCTGGTCCGGCCCGACGACCTATCGCGGGTCAACGTGGCCTTCTTTCAGGTCAACGCGGTGATCAGTCTCGGGTTACTGGTGATCGGCGCAGCCGACATCTGGTTCCGGGCCGCGGTGTCGGGGTAG
- a CDS encoding Uma2 family endonuclease, translating to MSFSTETRLITADEFAEMPAEPLAELVRGEIIELTRPRPLHGMVCQNVAELLATWSPRQSKGRIMTNDTGFILERGPDTVRGPDVAFVRKSRLESGVSLQTYFDFPPDLAVEVLSPSDRWSAVTDKVDQYLDAGTALVWVVDPEKCRVYVFRADDAFRTLGAGDSVESEEVLPGFSCRVSDFFLGIEEE from the coding sequence ATGTCTTTCTCCACCGAGACGCGACTCATCACCGCGGACGAGTTCGCCGAAATGCCGGCGGAGCCGTTGGCGGAACTCGTACGCGGGGAGATCATTGAATTGACTCGGCCAAGACCGTTACACGGCATGGTGTGTCAGAACGTCGCAGAACTACTTGCCACATGGTCACCCCGCCAGTCCAAAGGCCGGATCATGACCAACGACACCGGGTTCATTCTGGAACGAGGTCCTGACACGGTGCGAGGGCCGGATGTGGCCTTCGTGCGGAAATCGCGTCTCGAATCGGGCGTCTCCCTGCAGACCTACTTCGATTTCCCGCCCGATCTCGCGGTCGAAGTACTCTCGCCCTCCGACCGATGGTCGGCGGTCACCGACAAGGTCGATCAATACCTCGACGCCGGAACGGCGCTGGTCTGGGTCGTTGATCCAGAAAAATGTCGGGTCTACGTTTTCCGTGCGGACGATGCTTTCCGGACTCTGGGCGCAGGCGACTCTGTTGAAAGCGAAGAAGTACTCCCCGGCTTTTCGTGCCGCGTTTCCGACTTCTTCTTGGGCATCGAAGAGGAATAA
- a CDS encoding Uma2 family endonuclease — protein sequence MSSVEAGTHLITMAEFERMPFERRAELIRGEIVECDVPGTIHGIVCVNIAFLLKSWTQRSGQPYVIGSNDSYILISRDPDTVRGPDLFVIEKSKLGKSGPTSGTLTATPDLVVEVVSPSNSWKQIETKVDEYLCIGVKAVWVIVPNKRCVHVFRPDVSAAIVSESEMLDGQDVLPEFRCSVEDLFDNTTF from the coding sequence GTGAGCAGCGTTGAAGCAGGGACCCATCTCATTACGATGGCCGAATTCGAGCGCATGCCATTCGAGCGACGGGCCGAGTTGATTCGGGGCGAGATAGTGGAGTGCGATGTGCCGGGGACTATCCACGGAATTGTGTGCGTCAACATTGCATTCCTGCTTAAGTCCTGGACGCAGCGGTCAGGTCAACCTTACGTCATCGGCTCAAACGACTCGTACATATTGATCAGCCGTGATCCCGACACTGTCCGCGGGCCGGACCTGTTCGTTATCGAAAAGTCGAAGCTGGGAAAGTCGGGACCGACGAGCGGAACCTTGACAGCAACGCCAGACCTCGTCGTCGAAGTCGTCTCGCCATCGAATAGTTGGAAACAGATCGAGACCAAGGTCGACGAATACTTGTGCATCGGTGTGAAGGCCGTGTGGGTGATCGTTCCGAACAAACGCTGCGTTCATGTGTTCCGCCCTGACGTATCCGCAGCGATTGTGAGTGAATCCGAAATGCTCGATGGCCAGGATGTGCTTCCCGAGTTTCGTTGCTCCGTCGAAGACTTATTTGACAACACAACATTTTAG
- the mqnE gene encoding aminofutalosine synthase MqnE, which yields MSDYTTQISEIEAKVEGGERLSFDDGVFLDEQVDLLTIGRLANTVRERKNGNFAFYNTNIHLNPTNVCIYRCKFCAFRSDLKAEKAYTFDDAMIRERVHEAKSKGATEIHVVGGLHHQKKFDWYLDVVRVIHETWPELHIKAWTPVEIHWFSHMTKKPYEWVFEQMIEAGLGSMPGGGAEIFDEEVRSQICEHKADSSTWFDVHDAAHKLGIKTNATMLYGHLESARHRVDHLIRLREQQDKSGGFQTYIPLAFHPENSKLDHLNKPTGLMDLKQIALGRLMLDNFDHVKAYWIMLGEKIAQTALSFGADDIDGTVVHELIYHDAGAKTPEGLTVEQLHGLIREAGREPVERDTLYRQVLREKESPAQWRIGSPIASAV from the coding sequence ATGTCCGACTACACCACCCAAATTTCCGAAATCGAAGCCAAAGTCGAGGGCGGCGAGCGTCTGTCGTTCGACGATGGCGTTTTCCTTGATGAACAGGTCGATCTGCTCACGATCGGTCGGCTCGCCAACACCGTGCGTGAGCGGAAGAACGGGAACTTCGCGTTTTACAACACCAACATTCACCTGAACCCGACTAACGTCTGCATCTATCGCTGCAAGTTCTGCGCGTTCCGGTCCGATCTGAAAGCCGAGAAGGCTTACACCTTCGACGATGCCATGATCCGCGAGCGGGTTCACGAAGCGAAGTCAAAGGGGGCGACTGAAATTCACGTCGTCGGCGGCCTGCATCACCAGAAGAAATTTGACTGGTACCTCGATGTCGTGCGCGTCATTCACGAGACGTGGCCCGAATTGCATATCAAGGCGTGGACGCCGGTCGAAATCCACTGGTTCAGCCACATGACCAAAAAGCCCTACGAATGGGTCTTCGAGCAGATGATCGAAGCAGGTCTCGGCTCCATGCCCGGCGGCGGTGCCGAAATCTTTGACGAAGAGGTGCGCAGCCAGATCTGCGAGCACAAGGCCGACAGCAGCACGTGGTTCGACGTGCACGATGCCGCCCACAAGCTCGGCATTAAGACGAATGCCACAATGCTCTATGGCCATTTGGAATCGGCAAGGCATCGGGTCGATCACTTAATTCGTCTGCGTGAACAACAAGATAAGTCCGGCGGCTTTCAGACCTACATCCCGCTCGCTTTTCACCCGGAGAACAGTAAGCTCGATCACCTGAATAAACCGACCGGTCTGATGGATCTTAAACAGATCGCACTCGGCCGGTTAATGCTCGACAACTTCGACCACGTTAAGGCCTACTGGATCATGCTGGGTGAGAAGATTGCCCAGACGGCCCTCTCTTTTGGAGCCGACGACATCGACGGCACCGTGGTGCACGAACTCATCTATCACGATGCCGGAGCCAAGACGCCCGAGGGTCTCACCGTCGAACAACTCCACGGCTTGATTCGCGAAGCCGGCCGCGAACCGGTCGAGCGGGACACGCTGTATCGGCAAGTGCTGCGAGAAAAAGAGAGTCCCGCTCAATGGCGGATCGGAAGCCCGATTGCATCAGCGGTTTGA